A single genomic interval of Xyrauchen texanus isolate HMW12.3.18 chromosome 48, RBS_HiC_50CHRs, whole genome shotgun sequence harbors:
- the enc3 gene encoding ectodermal-neural cortex 3 — MSVSNHENRKSRSSSGSMNIHLFHKTSHADSLLTHLNLLRKRRVFTDVVLRAGHRAFPCHRAVLASCSRYFEAMFSGGLKESRDAEVNFHDSLHPEVLELLLDYAYSARVIINEENAESLLEAGDMLQFHDIRDATAEFLEKNLHSSNCLGMMLLSDAHQCQRLYELSWQMCLANFANLYHTEDFLSLPKDKVQELVFSEELEVEDESIVYEAVIDWVKADIGRRHLDLPDLLRCVRLALLPETYLLKNVASEELVMGHKVGREIVEDAVRCKMKILQNDGVVTGFCAQPRKVSQALLLLGGQTFMCDKIYMIDHKTKEITPKTDIPSPRKECSACAIGCKVYVTGGRGSENGASKDVWVYDTLHDEWSKAAPMLVARFGHGSAELDHILYVVGGHTSLAGSFPASPSVSLKQVEQYNPQSNKWTLVAPLREGVSNAAVVGAKNKLFAFGGTSVNRDKYPKVQCFDPCENRWTVPTTCPQLWRYTAAAVVGNHIVVIGGDTEFSASSAYRFNSETFQWTKFGDVTAKRISCHAVASGNRLYVVGGYFGAQRCKTLDCYDPSTDSWDSITSVPYSLIPTAFVSTWKYLPS; from the coding sequence ATGTCTGTCAGTAATCACGAAAACCGAAAGTCAAGGTCTAGCTCCGGGTCTATGAACATTCATCTGTTCCACAAGACGTCACATGCAGACAGCCTACTTACCCACCTCAACCTTCTCCGCAAGCGACGGGTCTTCACAGATGTGGTCTTGCGTGCTGGACATCGGGCTTTCCCATGCCATCGGGCGGTGCTGGCCTCATGTAGCCGCTACTTTGAGGCTATGTTCAGTGGTGGCCTGAAGGAGAGCCGTGACGCCGAAGTCAACTTCCATGACTCTTTGCACCCTGAGGTTCTGGAGCTTCTGCTAGACTATGCCTACTCCGCCCGGGTCATCATCAACGAGGAAAATGCTGAGTCTCTGCTTGAGGCTGGCGACATGCTCCAGTTCCATGACATCCGAGACGCCACAGCAGAGTTCCTGGAGAAGAATCTGCATTCGTCCAATTGCCTTGGGATGATGCTTTTGTCAGATGCTCATCAGTGCCAGAGATTGTATGAGCTCTCTTGGCAGATGTGCCTGGCAAATTTTGCTAATCTGTACCACACGGAGGACTTCCTGAGCCTGCCAAAAGATAAAGTCCAGGAGCTCGTTTTTAGTGAGGAGTTGGAGGTAGAGGACGAAAGTATTGTGTATGAGGCTGTTATTGACTGGGTAAAAGCAGATATTGGGAGGAGACATCTTGATCTTCCTGACCTTCTGCGGTGTGTTCGCCTCGCACTGCTCCCGGAGACCTACTTGCTAAAGAATGTTGCATCTGAGGAGCTTGTCATGGGACACAAGGTGGGTCGTGAGATTGTGGAAGATGCTGTCCGTTGCAAAATGAAGATTCTTCAGAACGACGGAGTGGTCACAGGCTTCTGCGCCCAACCCCGGAAGGTCAGCCAAGCCCTACTGCTTCTTGGGGGCCAAACGTTCATGTGCGACAAAATTTACATGATTGATCACAAAACAAAGGAGATCACACCCAAAACAGACATCCCCAGTCCTCGCAAAGAGTGTAGCGCTTGTGCCATTGGCTGCAAAGTATATGTTACTGGTGGACGAGGGTCTGAAAATGGGGCTTCAAAAGACGTTTGGGTATATGACACCTTACATGATGAATGGTCCAAAGCTGCTCCAATGCTCGTTGCTAGATTTGGTCATGGCTCAGCTGAACTTGACCACATATTGTATGTTGTGGGTGGACATACATCCCTTGCAGGATCATTTCCTGCATCCCCATCTGTGTCTCTCAAACAAGTGGAACAGTACAACCCACAGTCCAATAAGTGGACGTTAGTAGCTCCTCTTCGAGAGGGTGTGAGCAATGCTGCTGTTGTAGGCGCTAAAAACAAGCTATTTGCTTTTGGCGGAACAAGTGTCAACAGGGACAAGTATCCGAAGGTTCAGTGCTTTGACCCCTGTGAGAACAGGTGGACTGTACCCACCACTTGTCCTCAACTCTGGCGTTACACAGCAGCAGCAGTTGTTGGCAATCACATTGTTGTAATTGGTGGAGACACAGAGTTCTCCGCAAGCTCAGCTTATCGCTTCAATAGCGAGACGTTCCAGTGGACCAAGTTTGGGGATGTCACTGCCAAAAGAATCAGCTGTCACGCAGTAGCATCAGGAAATCGGCTTTATGTGGTCGGGGGCTACTTTGGTGCGCAGAGGTGTAAAACATTGGACTGCTATGACCCCTCTACAGACTCCTGGGACAGCATAACTAGTGTGCCATATTCACTTATACCGACAGCGTTTGTCAGCACCTGGAAATATCTCCCATCTTGA